A portion of the Fusobacterium nucleatum genome contains these proteins:
- a CDS encoding tetratricopeptide repeat protein produces the protein MKDELLKKIEDLYDLDKHQEIIDMIETLPAEQLNNELIGQLGRAYNNVQNYEKAIEILKSIELEEGNTMRWNYRIGYSYYYLDDYENAEKNFLKAHEINPENEEIKNYLLNIYIELSKQIINKDDSQETQDKALEYALKSKEYITTDDDRIQCDSYLAWFYDKIGSYDLAEELLKSVISSGRDDIWVNSEYGYCLGELNRLEESLEHYLRAKELGRNDGWIHSQIGWTYRLLGKYEEALEADFKAQEIGQNDAWINVEIGICYKELEKYEEAIKYYLVANKINEGKNIWLLSDMAWVYGVMENYDEELKYLEEVKKLGRDDEWIYAEYGKVYYKLEQYEKALEFFAKAQKLGQNDAWINVQIARCYKALDKNEVALKAYLKAEKFESDDIWLLSEIAWLYDGIGKYKEGLKYLKRIEKLGRDDCWFNTEYGFCLMRMQKYDKAIEKYKHALELKEELNEEIYLNCQIGFCYRLLEKYEEALKCHLKAQELGRNDDWINIEIGLCYKELEKYEKALEHYLIAYEQNKEDAWLLSDIGWIYNELEKYEDGLQFLQKSQELGREDSWIYAEIGQCLGRLGKYEEGIEKLKKGLEILDEDKTNENIQERIFINSEIGWLYGKIENSDPNEALHYLYAARDLGRDDQWLNAEIGWELGYNDKGKDEEAIKYFERSIELGRDDEWVWARVANIYFDLERYEDALKAYNRAYELEGAYKEGKDSLYICSIGRTLRRLGKYEEAVEKLLESRRLSLEEGDGVDLEDLELAHCYAVLGDKDKAEEHMKLSLDALGTYAESDEYLKKQFDEIKEMINVLSKPS, from the coding sequence ATGAAAGATGAGTTATTAAAAAAAATTGAAGATTTATATGACTTAGATAAACACCAAGAAATAATAGACATGATCGAAACACTTCCAGCAGAACAACTAAACAATGAATTAATAGGACAATTAGGTAGAGCATACAATAATGTTCAAAATTATGAAAAAGCAATAGAAATTTTAAAGAGCATAGAATTAGAAGAAGGAAATACTATGCGTTGGAATTATAGAATAGGATATTCATATTACTATTTAGATGACTATGAAAATGCAGAAAAAAACTTTTTAAAGGCTCATGAAATAAATCCAGAAAATGAAGAAATTAAAAACTATTTATTAAATATTTATATAGAATTATCAAAACAAATAATCAATAAAGATGATAGTCAAGAAACCCAAGATAAAGCATTGGAATATGCTTTAAAATCAAAGGAATACATAACAACAGATGATGATAGAATTCAATGTGATTCATATTTGGCTTGGTTCTATGATAAAATTGGATCTTATGACTTAGCTGAAGAACTTTTAAAGTCTGTTATTAGTTCAGGTAGAGATGATATTTGGGTAAATTCCGAATACGGATATTGTTTAGGTGAATTAAATAGACTTGAAGAATCATTGGAACATTACTTAAGAGCTAAGGAACTTGGTAGAAATGATGGCTGGATACATTCTCAAATTGGATGGACATATCGTCTTTTAGGAAAATATGAAGAAGCTTTGGAAGCTGATTTTAAAGCACAAGAAATAGGACAAAATGATGCTTGGATCAATGTTGAGATAGGAATTTGCTATAAGGAATTAGAAAAATATGAAGAAGCTATAAAGTATTACTTAGTTGCAAATAAAATAAATGAAGGTAAAAATATTTGGTTATTATCAGATATGGCTTGGGTATATGGAGTTATGGAAAACTATGATGAAGAATTAAAATATTTGGAAGAAGTTAAGAAACTTGGTAGAGATGACGAATGGATATATGCAGAGTATGGAAAAGTTTACTATAAGTTAGAACAGTATGAAAAAGCATTAGAATTTTTTGCTAAAGCACAGAAATTAGGACAAAATGATGCTTGGATTAATGTCCAAATAGCAAGATGTTACAAGGCATTAGATAAAAATGAAGTTGCTTTAAAAGCTTATTTAAAAGCAGAAAAATTTGAAAGTGATGATATATGGTTACTATCAGAAATTGCTTGGCTTTATGATGGAATAGGTAAATATAAAGAAGGCTTAAAATATCTTAAAAGAATTGAAAAATTAGGCAGAGATGATTGTTGGTTTAATACTGAATATGGTTTCTGTTTAATGAGAATGCAAAAATATGATAAAGCCATAGAAAAATACAAACATGCTTTAGAATTAAAAGAAGAACTTAATGAAGAAATTTATTTAAATTGTCAAATAGGATTCTGTTATCGTCTTTTAGAAAAATATGAAGAGGCATTAAAATGCCATTTAAAAGCTCAAGAATTAGGTAGAAATGATGATTGGATAAATATAGAAATTGGCTTGTGTTATAAAGAATTAGAAAAATATGAAAAAGCACTTGAACATTATTTGATAGCTTATGAACAAAATAAAGAAGATGCTTGGTTACTGTCAGATATTGGTTGGATTTATAATGAACTAGAAAAATATGAGGATGGTTTACAATTCTTACAAAAATCTCAAGAGCTTGGAAGAGAAGATAGTTGGATATATGCTGAAATTGGGCAATGTTTAGGTAGATTAGGTAAGTACGAAGAAGGTATTGAAAAACTAAAAAAAGGTCTAGAAATACTTGATGAAGATAAAACCAATGAAAATATACAAGAAAGAATCTTTATAAATTCTGAAATAGGTTGGCTTTATGGAAAAATAGAAAACTCAGATCCTAATGAAGCTTTACATTATTTATATGCTGCAAGAGATTTAGGTAGAGATGACCAATGGCTTAATGCAGAGATAGGATGGGAATTAGGATACAATGATAAAGGTAAAGATGAAGAAGCTATAAAATATTTTGAAAGATCTATTGAATTAGGTAGAGATGATGAATGGGTTTGGGCAAGAGTTGCTAATATCTATTTTGATTTGGAAAGATATGAGGATGCTTTAAAAGCATATAATAGAGCTTATGAGCTTGAAGGAGCATATAAAGAAGGAAAAGACAGCCTATATATATGTAGTATAGGAAGAACTTTAAGAAGACTTGGAAAATATGAAGAAGCTGTTGAAAAACTTTTAGAATCAAGAAGACTATCTCTTGAAGAAGGAGATGGAGTAGATTTAGAAGATTTAGAACTTGCTCATTGTTATGCTGTTCTTGGAGATAAAGATAAGGCAGAAGAACATATGAAATTGTCACTTGATGCCTTAGGAACTTATGCTGAAAGTGATGAATATTTGAAAAAACAATTTGATGAAATTAAAGAAATGATAAATGTTTTATCAAAACCATCATAA
- a CDS encoding ATP-binding cassette domain-containing protein, whose product MDQKLLEPLTILKKERDKFNDIAQDYTDNYITINKKFDLLSSMAFSLMSVIITLIIFFGARKVLNNTLEIGSITAIVEYSLTTIAALIMSSMVLVQMPKAVVSIDRIEEVLAVTSENGMISQGQQQLLTIAHTILPNPKVMILDEATSNIDTKTEKDIQAVISQLMKFDGIYANLYNTQFNQ is encoded by the coding sequence TTGGATCAAAAATTATTAGAGCCTTTGACAATTCTAAAAAAAGAAAGAGATAAATTTAATGATATAGCTCAAGACTACACTGACAACTATATTACTATCAATAAAAAATTTGATCTACTTTCATCTATGGCTTTTTCACTTATGTCAGTTATTATTACCCTTATAATTTTCTTTGGTGCTAGAAAAGTTTTAAATAATACCTTAGAAATTGGTTCCATAACTGCCATAGTTGAATACTCTTTAACAACTATAGCTGCACTTATTATGTCATCTATGGTTTTAGTACAAATGCCAAAAGCTGTCGTTTCAATAGATAGAATAGAAGAAGTTTTGGCTGTTACAAGTGAAAACGGTATGATTTCTCAAGGACAACAACAACTATTGACAATAGCTCATACAATTTTACCTAACCCTAAGGTTATGATACTGGATGAAGCTACATCAAATATAGACACTAAAACTGAAAAAGATATACAAGCTGTTATCAGTCAACTTATGAAGTTTGACGGAATTTATGCTAATCTTTATAACACACAATTTAATCAATAA
- the rpmB gene encoding 50S ribosomal protein L28, with protein MQRCEITGTGLISGNQISHSHRLTRRVWKPNLQVTTLVVNGSPIKVKVCARTLKTLKGASEVEVMRILKANIATLSERLLKHLNK; from the coding sequence ATGCAAAGATGTGAAATCACAGGAACTGGTTTAATTAGTGGAAACCAAATATCTCACTCTCATAGATTAACTAGAAGAGTATGGAAACCAAACCTACAAGTTACAACTTTAGTTGTTAATGGTAGCCCAATAAAAGTAAAAGTTTGTGCTAGAACTTTAAAAACTTTAAAAGGAGCTTCTGAAGTAGAAGTAATGAGAATTTTAAAAGCAAATATTGCTACTTTAAGTGAAAGATTATTAAAACACTTAAACAAATAA
- a CDS encoding DeoR/GlpR family DNA-binding transcription regulator has translation MLFEDRISLILKLIEQNGSIENSKIIKDLKISEATLRRDLDYLEKEGKIKRVRGGAILKKVARKEIAIKEKNFNKDSKKKIAKLAAQFISDGDYIYLDAGTTTYEIIDYMKGKDIKVVTNGIIHLEKLIANDIETYLIGGRIKKSTLAIVGVKALRDLSEFRFDKAFIGINGINENGYSTHDIEEALIKKQAIDNSNKAFILADSSKFDIVYFANVAKLEEATIITDKKEINKNIIKHTQIINTY, from the coding sequence ATGTTATTTGAAGACAGAATTTCACTCATTTTAAAACTTATTGAACAAAATGGTAGTATTGAAAATTCAAAAATTATTAAAGATTTGAAAATTAGCGAAGCTACTCTTAGGAGAGATTTAGATTATCTTGAAAAAGAGGGTAAAATTAAAAGAGTTAGAGGGGGTGCTATTTTAAAAAAGGTTGCTAGAAAAGAAATAGCAATCAAAGAAAAAAATTTTAATAAAGATAGTAAAAAGAAAATTGCAAAATTGGCAGCTCAATTTATTTCTGATGGAGATTATATCTATTTAGATGCTGGAACAACAACTTATGAAATTATTGACTATATGAAAGGAAAAGATATCAAGGTTGTAACAAATGGAATTATACATTTAGAAAAACTTATAGCTAATGACATTGAAACCTATTTGATAGGTGGAAGAATCAAAAAAAGTACCTTGGCTATTGTTGGAGTAAAGGCTCTTAGAGATTTATCTGAATTTAGATTTGACAAAGCTTTCATTGGAATTAATGGAATCAATGAAAATGGTTATTCAACCCATGATATAGAAGAGGCTTTAATCAAAAAACAAGCTATTGATAATTCTAATAAGGCTTTTATTTTAGCAGATAGCTCAAAATTTGATATTGTTTATTTTGCTAATGTTGCTAAACTTGAAGAGGCAACCATAATAACTGATAAAAAAGAAATAAATAAAAATATAATAAAACATACACAAATAATAAACACATATTAA
- the pfkB gene encoding 1-phosphofructokinase, protein MIYSVTLNPSIDFIVRVKDFQLGETNRAYEDNFFAGGKGIMVSKLLKNVKTDCVNLGFLGGFTGTFIEQNLKKLNILSDFVTVNENTRVNVKLKTETETEINCQGPKISENEKEEFLDKIRKIKSDDFVILSGSVPSNLGNDFYITIIEILNKNGANFTLDSSGETFSKSLKYKPFLIKPNKDELKEYAKREFKNNQEIIDYVRENLVDKAEHVIISLGGEGALYIDKNFSFFAQPLRVKENVVNTVGAGDSVVAGFISCILKHNEVEKAFRFAVACGTATSFSEDIGELNFIEEIYNRLVIEKENYGN, encoded by the coding sequence ATGATATATTCAGTAACTTTGAATCCCTCCATTGACTTTATTGTTAGAGTAAAGGATTTTCAATTAGGTGAAACTAACAGAGCCTATGAAGATAATTTCTTTGCTGGTGGTAAGGGAATAATGGTATCAAAACTCTTAAAAAATGTTAAGACTGATTGTGTAAATCTTGGTTTTTTAGGAGGATTTACAGGAACATTTATAGAGCAGAATTTAAAAAAATTAAATATTTTATCAGATTTTGTAACTGTAAATGAAAACACAAGAGTAAATGTTAAATTAAAAACTGAAACTGAAACTGAAATTAACTGCCAAGGTCCAAAAATTTCTGAGAATGAAAAAGAAGAATTCTTAGATAAAATTAGAAAGATTAAAAGTGATGACTTTGTCATTTTATCTGGTTCAGTTCCTAGTAATCTTGGAAATGATTTCTATATAACTATTATAGAAATCTTAAATAAAAATGGAGCTAATTTTACTCTTGATAGCAGTGGAGAAACTTTTAGTAAATCTTTAAAATACAAGCCATTTTTAATAAAACCCAATAAAGATGAATTAAAAGAATATGCTAAAAGAGAATTTAAAAATAATCAAGAAATTATAGATTATGTTAGGGAAAATCTTGTAGATAAAGCAGAGCATGTAATTATTTCTCTGGGGGGAGAAGGAGCTTTATATATAGATAAAAATTTTTCATTTTTTGCTCAGCCATTGAGAGTAAAAGAAAATGTTGTTAATACTGTTGGTGCAGGAGATTCAGTTGTTGCTGGTTTTATAAGTTGTATACTTAAACATAATGAGGTTGAAAAAGCATTTAGATTTGCAGTGGCTTGTGGAACAGCAACAAGTTTCTCAGAGGATATTGGAGAACTAAATTTCATTGAAGAAATATATAACAGATTAGTTATAGAAAAGGAGAATTATGGAAATTAA
- a CDS encoding PTS fructose transporter subunit IIABC — protein MEIKDLLKKDLMIMDLKASTKMEAIDEMVAKLKEKNIISDEAVFKDLILKREERSSTGLGEGIAMPHAKTSVVNTPSVLFARSNKGIDYDALDDEPVYIFFMIAASEGAHDLHIETLAKLSKMLLNDDFTQGLKTCGSPDEVYALVDKYSEKTQEAPKEEVKETQNTNKKRILAVTACPTGIAHTYMAEAALKEAGEKLRVDVKVETNGADGIKNNLTTNDINEAVGIIVAADKKVETARFNDRKVIVTSTADAIKNAETLIKKILNNEAPVFKAETNDKSEEDAQENDSIGRIIYKSIMSGVSNMLPFVIGGGILLALSFIVERFMGQNQLFKLLFDVGAGAFHFLIPVLAGFIAMSIADKPGFMPGAVAGYMASQGAGFLGGLIGGFIAGYSVIFLKKMTKNMSKQFDGMKSMVIYPIFSLLITGVLMYFIIGPIFTKINLIVANWLNNMGTANAVVLGAILGGMMSVDMGGPINKAAYAFSIGVFTDTGNGAFMAAVMAGGMVPPLAIAFAMTLFKNNFDEKEKQSTISNFILGLSFITEGAIPFAAKEPVKVIGSCIVGAAIAGGLTQFWSVSAPAPHGGIFVIPAMPSVHSAIFFVVSIAIGAVISGVIFGVLRGKKK, from the coding sequence ATGGAAATTAAAGATTTACTAAAAAAAGATTTAATGATAATGGATTTAAAAGCATCTACAAAGATGGAAGCTATTGATGAAATGGTAGCAAAATTAAAAGAAAAAAACATTATATCTGATGAAGCTGTTTTTAAAGATTTAATTTTAAAGAGAGAAGAAAGAAGTTCAACAGGTTTAGGTGAAGGAATTGCAATGCCTCATGCTAAAACTTCTGTTGTAAATACTCCTTCTGTACTATTTGCAAGATCAAATAAAGGTATAGACTACGATGCCTTAGATGATGAACCTGTCTATATTTTCTTTATGATAGCTGCCTCTGAAGGTGCTCACGATTTACATATAGAAACTCTTGCTAAACTATCTAAAATGTTATTAAATGATGATTTTACACAAGGATTAAAAACTTGTGGAAGTCCTGATGAAGTTTATGCTCTTGTAGATAAATATTCTGAAAAAACACAAGAAGCTCCTAAGGAAGAAGTAAAAGAAACTCAAAATACAAATAAAAAAAGAATACTTGCTGTAACTGCTTGTCCTACAGGGATAGCTCATACATATATGGCAGAAGCTGCTCTTAAAGAAGCTGGAGAAAAATTAAGAGTAGATGTTAAAGTTGAAACTAATGGAGCAGATGGAATTAAAAATAATTTAACTACTAATGATATAAATGAAGCAGTTGGAATTATAGTTGCAGCTGATAAAAAAGTTGAAACTGCTCGTTTCAATGATAGAAAAGTTATAGTTACAAGTACAGCTGATGCTATAAAAAATGCTGAAACTTTAATTAAGAAAATTTTAAATAATGAAGCTCCTGTTTTTAAAGCAGAGACTAATGATAAATCAGAAGAAGATGCACAAGAAAATGATTCAATAGGAAGAATTATCTATAAAAGTATTATGAGTGGAGTTTCTAATATGCTTCCATTTGTAATTGGTGGTGGAATTTTACTTGCTCTTTCATTTATTGTTGAAAGATTTATGGGGCAAAATCAATTATTTAAGTTACTGTTTGATGTTGGAGCAGGAGCTTTCCATTTCTTAATACCTGTTCTTGCTGGATTTATTGCTATGAGTATTGCTGATAAACCTGGATTTATGCCTGGAGCTGTTGCTGGATATATGGCAAGTCAAGGTGCAGGTTTCTTAGGTGGGCTTATTGGTGGATTTATTGCTGGATATTCAGTTATATTCTTAAAAAAAATGACAAAGAATATGTCTAAACAATTTGATGGTATGAAATCTATGGTAATCTATCCAATATTCAGTTTACTAATAACTGGTGTGTTGATGTATTTCATAATAGGTCCTATATTTACAAAAATAAATCTTATTGTTGCTAACTGGTTAAATAATATGGGAACTGCAAATGCTGTTGTATTAGGTGCTATACTTGGTGGAATGATGAGTGTTGATATGGGAGGACCTATCAATAAAGCAGCTTATGCTTTCTCAATAGGGGTATTTACTGACACAGGAAATGGTGCATTTATGGCAGCTGTTATGGCAGGTGGAATGGTTCCTCCATTAGCAATAGCTTTTGCTATGACATTATTTAAAAATAATTTTGATGAAAAAGAAAAACAATCTACAATTTCAAACTTTATATTAGGTTTATCTTTTATAACAGAAGGGGCAATTCCTTTTGCTGCTAAAGAACCAGTAAAAGTTATAGGTTCTTGTATTGTAGGTGCTGCAATAGCAGGTGGATTAACTCAATTTTGGAGTGTATCTGCTCCTGCTCCTCATGGTGGAATATTTGTTATCCCTGCAATGCCAAGTGTACACTCAGCTATATTTTTTGTAGTTTCTATTGCAATAGGAGCTGTTATATCAGGAGTGATATTTGGAGTTCTTAGAGGAAAGAAAAAATAA
- a CDS encoding IS3 family transposase (programmed frameshift): protein MSKLTREDKIEIFERRKMGETIASLAKAFNIHESNIKYLIALIEKYGNNILRKGKNRAYSKEFKLQAINRVLVNYESVRQVAIDIGLASDGILHNWLSKFKENGYNVVEKKKGRKPKSMTKPKKNDKELSEKEKIKKLEEENLYLKAENEYLKKLRALVLERELKEKKKLRVIAELRAKYPFKILLKIAGISRSVYYFYIDKKDIDEKNKDVIEKIKEIYYANKGRYGYRRVTLELKNQGFNINHKKVQRLMKKFDLQSIIRKKRKYSSYKGQVGKIADNHIKRDFEATAPNQKWFTDVTEFNLRGEKLYLSPILDAYGRYIVSYDISRSPNLEQINHMLNLAFKENENYENLIFHSDQGWQYQHNSYQERLKEKKITQSMSRKGNSLDNGLMECFFGLLKSEMFYEQEAKYKTLEELKEAIEDYIYYYNNKRIKEKLKGLTPASYRNQSLLVS, encoded by the exons ATGAGTAAATTAACAAGAGAAGATAAAATTGAAATATTTGAAAGAAGAAAAATGGGTGAAACGATTGCTTCTTTAGCAAAAGCTTTTAATATTCATGAATCTAATATTAAATATTTAATTGCTTTAATTGAAAAATATGGAAATAATATTTTAAGAAAAGGTAAGAATAGAGCTTATTCAAAAGAATTTAAGTTACAGGCAATTAATAGAGTTTTAGTTAATTATGAATCTGTTAGACAAGTTGCTATTGATATTGGCTTAGCTTCTGATGGGATTTTACATAATTGGCTTTCAAAATTTAAAGAAAACGGGTATAATGTTGTAGAGAAGAAAAAAGGAAGGAAACCCAAATCTATGACTAAACCTAAGAAAAATGACAAAGAATTATCTGAAAAAGAAAAAATTAAAAAATTAGAAGAAGAAAATTTGTATCTTAAAGCTGAGAATGAATACTTAAAAAAATTGAGAGCTCTAGTTCTAGAAAGGGAGCTAAAAGAGAAGAAAAAGT TAAGAGTAATAGCAGAACTTAGAGCTAAATACCCTTTCAAAATATTATTAAAGATTGCTGGAATATCAAGATCAGTATATTATTTCTATATTGATAAAAAAGATATTGATGAGAAGAATAAAGATGTTATTGAAAAAATCAAAGAAATTTACTATGCGAATAAAGGAAGATATGGTTATCGCAGAGTAACATTAGAATTAAAAAATCAAGGTTTCAATATTAATCATAAAAAAGTGCAAAGACTTATGAAGAAATTTGATTTGCAAAGTATTATCCGTAAAAAAAGAAAATACTCTTCATATAAAGGTCAAGTGGGTAAAATAGCTGATAATCATATTAAGAGAGATTTTGAAGCAACAGCTCCAAATCAAAAATGGTTTACAGATGTAACAGAATTTAATTTAAGGGGAGAAAAGTTATACTTATCTCCAATATTAGATGCTTATGGAAGATACATAGTTTCATATGATATTTCGCGCAGTCCTAACTTGGAGCAGATAAATCATATGTTAAATTTAGCATTTAAAGAAAATGAAAATTATGAAAATTTGATATTTCATAGCGATCAAGGATGGCAGTATCAGCATAATTCATATCAAGAAAGATTGAAAGAGAAGAAGATAACTCAAAGTATGTCAAGAAAAGGAAATAGTTTAGATAATGGATTAATGGAATGTTTCTTTGGACTATTAAAATCAGAAATGTTTTATGAACAAGAAGCAAAGTACAAAACACTGGAAGAATTGAAGGAAGCAATAGAAGATTACATATACTATTACAATAACAAAAGAATCAAGGAAAAATTAAAAGGATTAACTCCTGCTTCTTACAGAAATCAATCCTTATTAGTAAGTTAA
- the guaA gene encoding glutamine-hydrolyzing GMP synthase, which translates to MKKGGIVILDFGSQYNQLIARRVREMGVYAEVVPFHEDVDKILAREPKGIILSGGPASVYAEGAPSLDIKLFQNNIPILGLCYGMQLITHLHGGKVARADKQEFGKAELELDDKNHILYKNIPNKTTVWMSHGDHVTEMAPDFKIIAHTDSSIAAIENSDKNIYAFQYHPEVTHSQHGFDMLKNFIFGIAKAEKNWSMENYIESTVKQIKERVGNKQVILGLSGGVDSSVAAALINKAIGRQLTCIFVDTGLLRKDEAKQVMEVYAKNFDMNIKCINAEERFLTKLAGVTDPETKRKIIGKEFVEVFNEEAKKIEGAEFLAQGTIYPDVIESVSVKGPSVTIKSHHNVGGLPEDLKFELLEPLRELFKDEVRKVGRELGIPDYMVDRHPFPGPGLGIRILGEVTKEKADILREADAIFIEELRKADLYNKVSQAFVVLLPVKSVGVMGDERTYEYTAVLRSANTIDFMTATWSHLPYEFLEKVSNRILNEVKGINRLTYDISSKPPATIEWE; encoded by the coding sequence ATGAAAAAAGGTGGAATTGTTATACTTGACTTTGGTTCTCAATACAATCAACTTATTGCAAGAAGAGTCAGAGAAATGGGTGTCTATGCTGAAGTTGTTCCTTTTCATGAAGATGTTGATAAAATTTTAGCTAGAGAGCCAAAAGGAATTATTCTTTCTGGTGGACCTGCTTCTGTTTATGCTGAGGGGGCTCCAAGTTTGGATATAAAATTATTTCAAAATAATATTCCAATTCTTGGACTTTGTTATGGTATGCAATTAATTACTCATTTACATGGTGGAAAAGTTGCAAGAGCTGATAAACAAGAGTTTGGTAAGGCCGAACTAGAACTTGATGATAAAAATCATATACTATATAAAAATATTCCAAATAAGACTACTGTTTGGATGAGCCATGGAGACCATGTTACTGAAATGGCACCTGATTTTAAAATTATTGCTCACACTGATTCTTCAATAGCAGCTATTGAAAACAGTGATAAAAATATCTATGCTTTCCAATATCACCCAGAAGTTACTCACTCACAACATGGTTTTGATATGCTTAAAAATTTTATTTTTGGTATAGCAAAAGCTGAAAAAAACTGGTCTATGGAAAACTATATTGAATCAACTGTTAAGCAAATAAAAGAAAGAGTTGGAAATAAACAAGTAATACTCGGTTTATCTGGTGGGGTTGATTCATCTGTTGCTGCTGCACTTATCAATAAAGCAATAGGTAGACAATTAACTTGTATTTTTGTTGATACTGGTTTACTTAGAAAAGATGAAGCTAAACAAGTTATGGAAGTTTATGCTAAAAACTTTGATATGAATATTAAATGTATAAATGCAGAAGAAAGATTTTTAACAAAACTTGCTGGAGTAACTGATCCTGAAACTAAGAGAAAAATTATAGGAAAAGAATTTGTTGAAGTATTTAATGAAGAAGCTAAAAAGATTGAAGGTGCTGAATTTTTAGCACAGGGTACAATCTATCCAGATGTTATTGAGTCTGTTTCTGTTAAAGGACCATCTGTTACTATAAAATCTCATCATAATGTTGGAGGTTTACCAGAAGACTTAAAATTTGAATTACTTGAACCTTTAAGAGAGCTATTTAAAGATGAAGTTAGAAAAGTTGGTAGAGAATTAGGTATTCCTGATTATATGGTAGATAGACATCCATTCCCAGGACCTGGTTTAGGAATTAGAATTTTAGGAGAAGTTACAAAAGAAAAAGCTGATATTTTAAGAGAAGCTGATGCAATATTTATAGAAGAATTAAGAAAGGCTGATTTATATAATAAAGTTAGCCAAGCTTTTGTTGTTTTACTTCCTGTAAAATCTGTTGGAGTTATGGGAGATGAAAGAACTTATGAATATACAGCTGTTTTAAGATCTGCTAATACAATAGATTTTATGACTGCTACTTGGTCTCACTTACCTTATGAATTTTTAGAAAAGGTTTCTAATAGAATTTTGAATGAGGTTAAAGGAATTAATAGATTAACTTATGATATTTCTTCTAAACCACCTGCTACTATTGAGTGGGAATAG